In one window of Euwallacea similis isolate ESF13 chromosome 4, ESF131.1, whole genome shotgun sequence DNA:
- the LOC136408712 gene encoding protein regulator of cytokinesis 1-like isoform X2, with protein MSNISRIRESLHGEDLDNSQRLNAITIEQLENVNEDVINDMPWAQDLFKMLKANFKKGFLYWCKTVKDIAGTQENHVISWKNTYLHTIDEVLCDLIEDMLRFKGATVDNVESLLVRLNDVCKELHEPFNTNVGKDQLCLFDEQQNLQKQINKYELIINAKKQELELLQKKQADCVKELGEVEEIKLSYPPLPTAEQLEHFHQHVESLEGLKFEREERYCYLRHDLIEIIEELKYQPRNEFEQMIVAEDNFKVTTINMEKLELFSKHMMEIKKSTVEQISQFRARIEELWKMLEVDLKDQDEFRSRCSGNSLQTLEVLRHEVKRCEKIKKANIEQFVVKLRGQLQNIWQKCHCSQEEQNSFQYFEDDCYTEDLMDLHELEIEKWERYYEQNEKLLTLLGQHERQWQRSITLDESGSTCDRYKNRGGKLLLEEKERNKLAKSIPKLEQQILQLSEKYLRENGREFRTFGRTPEEYIRECHEDRENRKKLKLSARKMQRDQTAIGSSRTPLNLFPSTSRMHTPQQSSTVKRKILGTPHTENIKRLKASTPVNPSGRAGRTPKTIPKIKVTLATLPLGSQKRKSRASIESSKRRRSGRIAVAKRNCDANQTQNTTYSSFEKCAVALSPLYLPIEEERPVK; from the exons atgagCAACATAAGTAGAATTAGGGAATCTCTACATGGAGAAGATTTGGATAATTCGCAGAGACTAAATGCCATAACGATCGAGCAACTGGAAAATGTCAATGAAGATGT TATCAATGATATGCCATGGGCacaagatttatttaaaatgctcAAGGCCAATTTCAAAAAAGGCTTCCTCTATTGGTGCAAAACTGTAAAAGACATTGCAGGCACCCAGGAGAACCATGTGATTAGCTGGAAAAACACATATCTTCACACAATTG ATGAGGTGTTGTGCGACCTCATAGAAGATATGTTGCGGTTCAAGGGTGCCACTGTAGACAATGTTGAAAGCCTGCTAGTAAGGCTGAACGATGTTTGCAAAGAGCTGCATGAACCGTTTAACACCAATGTGGGGAAGGATCAGTTATGCTTGTTTGATGAACAACAGAATCtccaaaaacaaatcaataa GTatgaattaattataaatgcCAAAAAACAAGAACTTGAGCTTTTGCAAAAAAAGCAGGCTGATTGTGTAAAAGAACTAGGGGAAGTGGAGGAAATTAAGTTGAGCTATCCACCACTGCCCACTGCAGAACAACTAGAGCATTTTCATCAGCATGTTGAGAGTCTGGAGGGTTTGAAATTTGAGCGAGAAGAGCGTTATTGCTATTTGAGACATGACTTGATTGAAATCATTGAAGAACTTAAATATCAGCCGAGAAATGAATTTGAACAGATGATAGTAGCAGAGGACAATTTTAAAGTCACAACTATAAATATGGAGAAATTGGAGCTTTTCTCCAAGCACAtgatggaaataaaaaaatcaactgtTGAACAAATATCACAGTTCAGGGCCAGAATTGAAGAATTATGGAAGATGTTAGAGGTAGATTTGAAGGACCAGGATGAGTTCCGGTCACGCTGTTCTGGCAATTCTCTGCAGACTTTAGAAGTTTTAAGACATGAAGTGAAACGTtgtgagaaaattaaaaaggccAACATTGAG CAATTTGTGGTAAAACTACGAGGTCAGTTACAAAATATCTGGCAAAAGTGTCACTGCTCCCAGGAGGAGCAGAATAGCTTTCAGTACTTCGAAGATGACTGCTACACAGAGGACCTAATGGACTTGCATGAGCTTGAAATTGAGAAATGGGAGAGGTACTATGAGCAAAATGAGAAACTGTTGACCCTCTTGGGCCAACATGAAAGGCAATGGCAGCGAAGCATTACTTTAGATGAGAGTGGGAGCACCTGTGACAGATACAAAAACAGAGGGGGAAAGTTGCTGCTCGAAGAGAAAGAGAGGAACAAGTTGGCGAAATCGATTCCAAAACTTGAGCAGCAAATATTGCaactttctgagaaatatTTGAGAGAAAATGGAAGGGAGTTTAGGACGTTTGGTAGAACTCCAGAGGAATACATTCGGGAATGTCACGAGGATCGGGAGAAT cgcaaaaagttaaaactgaGCGCCCGCAAAATGCAGCGGGATCAAACGGCTATCGGCTCTTCAAGGACCCccttaaatttgtttccaTCAACTAGCCGCATGCATACGCCACAGCAGTCGTCCACAGTCAAGAGGAAGATCCTGGGAACCCCACACACAGAGAATATCAAACGCTTAAAAGCCAGTACTCCCGTAAATCCATCCGGTAGAGCTG GGAGGACCCCGAAAACGATTCCGAAGATCAAAGTAACGTTGGCGACGCTTCCGTTGGGATCGCAGAAGCGTAAATCGCGCGCATCCATCGAGAGCAGCAAACGCAGACGCTCAGGCCGGATCGCCGTTGCGAAACGGAATTGTGATGCCAATCAAACCCAAAACACCACATATTCGTCATTCGAG AAATGTGCGGTGGCGCTCAGTCCTCTTTATTTGCCTATTGAGGAGG AAAGACCTGTCAAATAA
- the Atg14 gene encoding beclin 1-associated autophagy-related key regulator has translation MEITISSEDSSTAPRIFHINDHISSCSDSPNARRCPLCKKFKRAFYCKDCLHQGLISRNNESLGNIQGALDEFSANRLNMERACLKSMESKLKYDSLLCKVRQARERNKMMRLALEEQRQKRQTLTEKLNELKDKNEKGSEKMRQYKTKSGSLDDVVSQKHNDVALVHETLLEKNEEVKKLARLRVQQLFKYIFPINEVKPTMEMESSGDSVVKELAEASQTTYLKDMWVYTDYSNETQFSVVGPCLPGSGNYSNYNLWAQNRDGMTVSEDTDMTKVNPAFTISAALTHTAHLVNVISFFLNVRLPYKMVYSDFSSTTLKECQFNKRVARLNANILHLCISQKVDLSSLSPTLTIHNILQLRDNESAELGRQGPVEFNETQAKALESLIANDLKYKDDSDSDEGDSFTVEWEAVPHMQCPEAMPGPAIVQTSVINTQQASSVAGGLMNSAVASMATIWRGFTGR, from the exons ATGGAAATAACAATAAGCTCCGAAGACTCCAGCACAGCTCCACGGATTTTCCATATAAACGATCATATATCCAGTTGTTCAGACAGCCCCAATGCGCGGAGGTGCCCGCTTTGTAAAAAGTTCAAGAGAGCCTTCTATTGCAAAGACTGTCTGCATCAAGGGCTCATCAGCCGAAATAATGAAAG TCTTGGCAATATCCAAGGGGCCTTGGACGAGTTTAGTGCCAACAGACTGAATATGGAAAGAGCCTGTTTGAAGTCCATGGAAAGCAAACTAAAATATGACTCTTTG TTGTGTAAGGTTCGTCAGGCCagagaaagaaataaaatgatgCGCCTTGCTTTAGAGGAACAAAGGCAGAAAAGACAAACTctaactgaaaaattaaatgaattgaaagacaaaaatgag AAAGGTAGTGAAAAGATGAGGCAATACAAGACAAAAAGTGGTTCTTTAGATGATGTTGTCTCGCAGAAACACAATGATGTGGCATTGGTGCATGAAACACTGCTAGAGAAAAatgaagaagtaaaaaaactGGCCCGATTAAGGGTGCAGCAGttgtttaaatatatttttcccaTAAATGAGGTGAAACCTACcat GGAGATGGAATCTAGTGGGGATAGTGTTGTTAAAGAACTAGCAGAAGCCTCACAGACTACTTATTTGAAGGACATGTGGGTTTACACTGattattcaaatgaaacacAGTTTTCAGTAGTGGGGCCTTGTCTGCCTGGCAGTGGCAACTATTCCAATTATAACCTCTGGG CCCAAAACCGAGATGGAATGACTGTTTCGGAGGACACAGATATGACCAAAGTCAATCCTGCTTTCACCATATCGGCGGCTCTCACGCACACTGCTCATCTCGTTAATGTCATCTCATTTTTCCTCAATGTTCGACTTCCATATAAGATGGTTTACAG TGATTTTAGCAGTACCACTCTAAAAGAGTGCCAATTTAACAAAAGAGTTGCTAGGTTAAACGCTAATATTCTACATTTGTGTATATCACAAAAGGTTGATTTAAGCTCATTGAGTCCCACTTTGACAATTCACAATATCTTACAGTTGCGTGACAATGAAAGTGCTGAATTAGGAAG aCAAGGTCCCGTTGAGTTTAATGAGACTCAAGCTAAGGCTTTGGAGAGTTTAATTGCTAATGATCTCAAGTACAAAGACGACTCTGATTCGGACGAGGGAGACTCTTTTACTGTAGAATGGGAGGCT GTGCCCCATATGCAATGTCCGGAAGCAATGCCAGGACCCGCAATTGTGCAAACTAGTGTCATTAATACTCAGCAA GCCAGCAGTGTGGCAGGGGGCTTAATGAACAGCGCAGTCGCTAGTATGGCCACAATATGGAGAGGTTTCACCGGTCGGTAG
- the LOC136408721 gene encoding gastric triacylglycerol lipase-like, producing MHQILYLLLNVLVFLNNQKTLAMPSDFDALCCPLDPDEDLTVPQIIRRHGYPSQSHVVETEDGYLLTVHRIPGDKSGTSGGQAVYLQHGLLGSSADWVLNGNNTFAFYLADNGYDVWLGNVRGNIYSRAHVSLPISSNQFWNFSWHEIATKDLPAVLYHISNTTGKAGDIIYIGHSMGTTVSFVLASTLPQVAKNLKLIVALAPTVFMTHLRSPIRYLAPFTNNIDWLARFLGVKDLAPANKLLELLSFECEKSYGKAICSNLLFLFAGFNQQEFNMTMLPKVAAHDPAGASTKTLIHYAQEIRDSGNFQQYNYGTQGNLIQYGTPTPPKYNLSKVKRPIYMVYAQNDILTSYIDVLRLSKKLTSLVGMYEVPNHIFGHVDFIFGIDAFELVYEPVVQFVKNFTNVV from the exons ATGCATcagatattatatttattactgAATGTACTAGTATTTTTAAACAACCAAAAGACACTGGCAATGCCATCAGACTTCGACGCCCTATGTTGCCCATTGGACCCAGACGAAGACCTTACGGTTCCCCAAATAATTAGACGTCACGGCTACCCTTCGCAGAGTCATGTGGTCGAAACTGAGGACGGTTATTTGCTGACAGTGCACAGAATCCCCGGTGACAAAAGTGGTACCTCAGGGGGGCAGGCAGTTTATTTGCAGCACGGTCTTTTGGGCAGTAGCGCCGACTGGGTCTTGAACGGCAACAATACCTTCG CCTTCTATTTGGCCGATAACGGCTATGACGTATGGCTGGGCAACGTTAGGGGAAATATCTACTCTAGAGCACACGTATCTTTGCCAATCAGCAGTAATCAATTCTGGAATTTCAGTTGGCATGAAATTGCCACTAAAGATTTGCCTGCGGTGCTATACCACATTAGCAACACCACTG GAAAAGCTGGGGATATAATCTACATCGGCCATTCAATGGGGACTACGGTTTCGTTCGTTCTGGCCTCGACTTTGCCTCAAGTAGCCAAAAACCTTAAACTTATAGTAGCTCTAGCGCCCACAGTGTTCATGACACATCTGCGGAGCCCTATAAGATACCTGGCTCCCTTTACCAACAACATTGATTGGTTGGCTAGGTTTCTTGGGGTGAAAGATCTGGCCCCGGCTAATAAGCTATTGGAGCTGCTTTCGTTTGAGTGCGAAAAGAGTTATGGCAAGGCAATATGCAGCAATTTGCTGTTTCTTTTTGCAG GCTTTAATCAGCAAGAATTCAACATGACGATGCTGCCGAAAGTCGCTGCGCACGACCCCGCCGGTGCCTCCACCAAAACCTTAATACATTACGCGCAGGAAATCCGCGACTCCGgcaattttcaacaatacAACTATGGCACCCAAGGAAATCTGATACAGTATGGCACACCCACTCCCCCAAAATACAATCTGAGTAAAGTTAAGAGGCCCATCTACATGGTGTACGCCCAAAACGACATTTTAACCAGCTACATTGATGTACTGAGGCTGTCCAAGAAACTGACGAGTTTGGTGGGCATGTATGAAGTACCAAACCATATTTTCGGACACGTCGACTTTATATTCGGAATCGATGCTTTCGAGTTGGTTTACGAACCAGTAGTGCAGTTTGTAAAGAACTTTACCAATGTTGTTTAA
- the LOC136408712 gene encoding protein regulator of cytokinesis 1-like isoform X1, with the protein MSNISRIRESLHGEDLDNSQRLNAITIEQLENVNEDVINDMPWAQDLFKMLKANFKKGFLYWCKTVKDIAGTQENHVISWKNTYLHTIDEVLCDLIEDMLRFKGATVDNVESLLVRLNDVCKELHEPFNTNVGKDQLCLFDEQQNLQKQINKYELIINAKKQELELLQKKQADCVKELGEVEEIKLSYPPLPTAEQLEHFHQHVESLEGLKFEREERYCYLRHDLIEIIEELKYQPRNEFEQMIVAEDNFKVTTINMEKLELFSKHMMEIKKSTVEQISQFRARIEELWKMLEVDLKDQDEFRSRCSGNSLQTLEVLRHEVKRCEKIKKANIEQFVVKLRGQLQNIWQKCHCSQEEQNSFQYFEDDCYTEDLMDLHELEIEKWERYYEQNEKLLTLLGQHERQWQRSITLDESGSTCDRYKNRGGKLLLEEKERNKLAKSIPKLEQQILQLSEKYLRENGREFRTFGRTPEEYIRECHEDRENRKKLKLSARKMQRDQTAIGSSRTPLNLFPSTSRMHTPQQSSTVKRKILGTPHTENIKRLKASTPVNPSGRAGRTPKTIPKIKVTLATLPLGSQKRKSRASIESSKRRRSGRIAVAKRNCDANQTQNTTYSSFEKDLSNKEANSTFVDFQQKSSRFMMPSMNENLESKTPSRAYRNQLNSPQLRTPKGDHKLLSTCKSNLNLKF; encoded by the exons atgagCAACATAAGTAGAATTAGGGAATCTCTACATGGAGAAGATTTGGATAATTCGCAGAGACTAAATGCCATAACGATCGAGCAACTGGAAAATGTCAATGAAGATGT TATCAATGATATGCCATGGGCacaagatttatttaaaatgctcAAGGCCAATTTCAAAAAAGGCTTCCTCTATTGGTGCAAAACTGTAAAAGACATTGCAGGCACCCAGGAGAACCATGTGATTAGCTGGAAAAACACATATCTTCACACAATTG ATGAGGTGTTGTGCGACCTCATAGAAGATATGTTGCGGTTCAAGGGTGCCACTGTAGACAATGTTGAAAGCCTGCTAGTAAGGCTGAACGATGTTTGCAAAGAGCTGCATGAACCGTTTAACACCAATGTGGGGAAGGATCAGTTATGCTTGTTTGATGAACAACAGAATCtccaaaaacaaatcaataa GTatgaattaattataaatgcCAAAAAACAAGAACTTGAGCTTTTGCAAAAAAAGCAGGCTGATTGTGTAAAAGAACTAGGGGAAGTGGAGGAAATTAAGTTGAGCTATCCACCACTGCCCACTGCAGAACAACTAGAGCATTTTCATCAGCATGTTGAGAGTCTGGAGGGTTTGAAATTTGAGCGAGAAGAGCGTTATTGCTATTTGAGACATGACTTGATTGAAATCATTGAAGAACTTAAATATCAGCCGAGAAATGAATTTGAACAGATGATAGTAGCAGAGGACAATTTTAAAGTCACAACTATAAATATGGAGAAATTGGAGCTTTTCTCCAAGCACAtgatggaaataaaaaaatcaactgtTGAACAAATATCACAGTTCAGGGCCAGAATTGAAGAATTATGGAAGATGTTAGAGGTAGATTTGAAGGACCAGGATGAGTTCCGGTCACGCTGTTCTGGCAATTCTCTGCAGACTTTAGAAGTTTTAAGACATGAAGTGAAACGTtgtgagaaaattaaaaaggccAACATTGAG CAATTTGTGGTAAAACTACGAGGTCAGTTACAAAATATCTGGCAAAAGTGTCACTGCTCCCAGGAGGAGCAGAATAGCTTTCAGTACTTCGAAGATGACTGCTACACAGAGGACCTAATGGACTTGCATGAGCTTGAAATTGAGAAATGGGAGAGGTACTATGAGCAAAATGAGAAACTGTTGACCCTCTTGGGCCAACATGAAAGGCAATGGCAGCGAAGCATTACTTTAGATGAGAGTGGGAGCACCTGTGACAGATACAAAAACAGAGGGGGAAAGTTGCTGCTCGAAGAGAAAGAGAGGAACAAGTTGGCGAAATCGATTCCAAAACTTGAGCAGCAAATATTGCaactttctgagaaatatTTGAGAGAAAATGGAAGGGAGTTTAGGACGTTTGGTAGAACTCCAGAGGAATACATTCGGGAATGTCACGAGGATCGGGAGAAT cgcaaaaagttaaaactgaGCGCCCGCAAAATGCAGCGGGATCAAACGGCTATCGGCTCTTCAAGGACCCccttaaatttgtttccaTCAACTAGCCGCATGCATACGCCACAGCAGTCGTCCACAGTCAAGAGGAAGATCCTGGGAACCCCACACACAGAGAATATCAAACGCTTAAAAGCCAGTACTCCCGTAAATCCATCCGGTAGAGCTG GGAGGACCCCGAAAACGATTCCGAAGATCAAAGTAACGTTGGCGACGCTTCCGTTGGGATCGCAGAAGCGTAAATCGCGCGCATCCATCGAGAGCAGCAAACGCAGACGCTCAGGCCGGATCGCCGTTGCGAAACGGAATTGTGATGCCAATCAAACCCAAAACACCACATATTCGTCATTCGAG AAAGACCTGTCAAATAAAGAAGCCAACAGCACATTTGTGGACTTTCAGCAAAAGTCTTCCCGCTTTATGATGCCCTCTATGAATGAAAACCTGGAAAGTAAAACCCCTTCTCGTGCTTACAGAAATCAGCTGAATAGTCCCCAGTTGAGAACTCCCAAGGGCGACCATAAGCTGCTTAGCACATGCAAGAGCAATTtgaacttgaaattttaa
- the Ada2b gene encoding transcriptional adapter 2B isoform X2 — MQISDILPKIVCTYCQEDVSGVRVQCCDCPEFDICLQCFAAGAEIGPHKNDHSYRFVDHGSVSIFGGRGAWTGREHLSLLEAAELYSYGNWELVAKHVESRTAEECKEEYTARYLDGNIGKATWGNVLKPNLIIDLIEDDGPLSSLALSKLAPLDATLEEAKILGYKPHRDDFEGEYDPEAEHLIADLHSGDQEECTDVEAALKLAVVDMYIRRLRERQRHKRIVRDYQLVAKYFDNLRRDPSRPLYPKEQKQLRDHMRPFAQFLNSGEHERLIASIEREQELRQRLSELKRYRSVGLTTQNEIIHYEQHMAYQRQQIRQGKVGSSGSMAQTVLENPCLTSAIGGEETASNSTGARTTWPSGNDSGYDSGAAPTIETTPTTTPSLTATSSMWTPQPQLAAATKSDVGLESGRTLALRRGQGQLCTNYALSRSLASQ, encoded by the exons TAGGCCCCCATAAAAATGACCATTCATATAGATTCGTG GACCATGGCTCTGTAAGTATATTTGGAGGACGAGGAGCTTGGACTGGCCGAGAGCACCTGAGCTTACTTGAGGCCGCAGAGCTCTATTCTTACGGCAATTGGGAGCTTGTGGCTAAACATGTGGAATCCAGGACTGCTGAGGAATGCAAAGAGGAATATACGGCTCGATATTTGGATGGAAATATTGGCAAGGCCACATGGGGCAATGTGCTAAAGCCCAATTTGATTATAGACTTAATAGAGGATGATGGTCCTTTGTCGTCGTTGGCTTTGTCAAAGCTTGCTCCTTTAGATGCTACATTAGAGGAGGCCAAGATACTAGGTTATAAACCCCATAGAGATGATTTTGAGGGg gagTATGACCCTGAAGCTGAGCATTTAATAGCAGACCTGCATTCAGGGGATCAAGAGGAATGTACAGATGTTGAAGCTGCGTTGAAATTGGCAGTTGTTGATATGTATATTAGAAGGCTTAGAGAGCGACAAAGGCACAAGAGGATTGTCAGAGATTATCAGTTGGTGGCCAagtattttgataatttacgGAGGGATCCATCAAGGCCCCTTTATCCAAAGGAACAAAAGCAA CTTCGTGACCACATGCGCCCTTTTGCCCAATTTCTGAATTCTGGAGAGCATGAAAGACTTATAGCTAGCATTGAGAGGGAGCAGGAGTTGCGCCAGCGCTTGTCCGAATTAAAGCGCTACCGCAGTGTCGGCTTGACTAcccaaaatgaaataattcaCTATGAACAACACATGGCCTACCAAAGACAGCAAATCCGGCAAGGCAAAGTT GGCAGCAGTGGCTCGATGGCTCAGACGGTGCTCGAGAATCCCTGCTTAACGTCCGCAATCGG CGGCGAAGAAACCGCATCAAATTCCACAGGCGCAAGAACCACGTGGCCGTCCGGAAACGATTCCGGGTACGACAGCGGGGCGGCGCCAACCATCGAGACGACGCCGACAACGACGCCGTCACTGACAGCGACGTCCTCGATGTGGACTCCGCAGCCTCAGTTAGCGGCGGCGACCAAGAGTGACGTCGGACTCGAGTCGGGGAGGACCCTCGCACTCAGGCGAGGACAAGGTCAG TTGTGCACTAATTATGCGCTTAGCCGTTCACTTGCGTCACAATGA
- the Ada2b gene encoding transcriptional adapter 2B isoform X1: MQISDILPKIVCTYCQEDVSGVRVQCCDCPEFDICLQCFAAGAEIGPHKNDHSYRFVDHGSVSIFGGRGAWTGREHLSLLEAAELYSYGNWELVAKHVESRTAEECKEEYTARYLDGNIGKATWGNVLKPNLIIDLIEDDGPLSSLALSKLAPLDATLEEAKILGYKPHRDDFEGEYDPEAEHLIADLHSGDQEECTDVEAALKLAVVDMYIRRLRERQRHKRIVRDYQLVAKYFDNLRRDPSRPLYPKEQKELRDHMRPFAQFLNSGEHERLIASIEREQELRQRLSELKRYRSVGLTTQNEIIHYEQHMAYQRQQIRQGKVGSSGSMAQTVLENPCLTSAIGGEETASNSTGARTTWPSGNDSGYDSGAAPTIETTPTTTPSLTATSSMWTPQPQLAAATKSDVGLESGRTLALRRGQGQLCTNYALSRSLASQ, encoded by the exons TAGGCCCCCATAAAAATGACCATTCATATAGATTCGTG GACCATGGCTCTGTAAGTATATTTGGAGGACGAGGAGCTTGGACTGGCCGAGAGCACCTGAGCTTACTTGAGGCCGCAGAGCTCTATTCTTACGGCAATTGGGAGCTTGTGGCTAAACATGTGGAATCCAGGACTGCTGAGGAATGCAAAGAGGAATATACGGCTCGATATTTGGATGGAAATATTGGCAAGGCCACATGGGGCAATGTGCTAAAGCCCAATTTGATTATAGACTTAATAGAGGATGATGGTCCTTTGTCGTCGTTGGCTTTGTCAAAGCTTGCTCCTTTAGATGCTACATTAGAGGAGGCCAAGATACTAGGTTATAAACCCCATAGAGATGATTTTGAGGGg gagTATGACCCTGAAGCTGAGCATTTAATAGCAGACCTGCATTCAGGGGATCAAGAGGAATGTACAGATGTTGAAGCTGCGTTGAAATTGGCAGTTGTTGATATGTATATTAGAAGGCTTAGAGAGCGACAAAGGCACAAGAGGATTGTCAGAGATTATCAGTTGGTGGCCAagtattttgataatttacgGAGGGATCCATCAAGGCCCCTTTATCCAAAGGAACAAAA AGAGCTTCGTGACCACATGCGCCCTTTTGCCCAATTTCTGAATTCTGGAGAGCATGAAAGACTTATAGCTAGCATTGAGAGGGAGCAGGAGTTGCGCCAGCGCTTGTCCGAATTAAAGCGCTACCGCAGTGTCGGCTTGACTAcccaaaatgaaataattcaCTATGAACAACACATGGCCTACCAAAGACAGCAAATCCGGCAAGGCAAAGTT GGCAGCAGTGGCTCGATGGCTCAGACGGTGCTCGAGAATCCCTGCTTAACGTCCGCAATCGG CGGCGAAGAAACCGCATCAAATTCCACAGGCGCAAGAACCACGTGGCCGTCCGGAAACGATTCCGGGTACGACAGCGGGGCGGCGCCAACCATCGAGACGACGCCGACAACGACGCCGTCACTGACAGCGACGTCCTCGATGTGGACTCCGCAGCCTCAGTTAGCGGCGGCGACCAAGAGTGACGTCGGACTCGAGTCGGGGAGGACCCTCGCACTCAGGCGAGGACAAGGTCAG TTGTGCACTAATTATGCGCTTAGCCGTTCACTTGCGTCACAATGA